Proteins encoded in a region of the Streptomyces violaceoruber genome:
- a CDS encoding WD40/YVTN/BNR-like repeat-containing protein, with the protein MGRPVRAGGRRTGRVALAGAVCAAALAALTAVPAQAHQRPQWDVQDTGVFDVRFRGLAAVSRHTAWVAGTGGTVLRTTDGGDTWRDVSPPGAGELEFRDIEAFDARRAVVLAIGEGEASRIYRTDDGGATWTESFRNTDARAFYDCLTFFDRRHGLAMSDPVDGKFRILSTGDGGRSWKVLPDAGMPAAQQGEAGFAASGQCLVSAGPSDVWLATGGAARARVLHSADRGRTWTATDAPVPAGDPARGVFALAFRDAAHGLAVGGDYRPGQASPRAAARSSDAGRSWRPADRPPPAYRSGVAWLPHSRSAALAVGPTGTDLTTDGGRTWRTVDTGSYDTVDCTPDLGCWAAGEQGRVARLER; encoded by the coding sequence ATGGGACGGCCCGTTCGAGCCGGCGGCAGACGTACGGGGCGGGTGGCGCTCGCCGGGGCGGTCTGCGCGGCGGCGCTGGCCGCGCTGACCGCCGTACCCGCCCAGGCGCACCAGCGGCCGCAGTGGGACGTGCAGGACACCGGCGTCTTCGACGTCCGGTTCCGGGGGCTCGCCGCCGTCAGCCGGCACACCGCCTGGGTGGCCGGCACCGGGGGGACGGTCCTGCGCACCACCGACGGCGGCGACACCTGGCGCGACGTCTCCCCGCCGGGCGCAGGTGAGCTGGAGTTCCGGGACATCGAGGCCTTCGACGCCCGCCGGGCCGTGGTCCTGGCCATCGGCGAGGGCGAGGCGTCCCGGATCTACCGCACCGACGACGGCGGGGCGACCTGGACCGAGTCCTTCCGCAACACCGACGCCCGGGCCTTCTACGACTGCCTGACCTTCTTCGACCGCCGTCACGGCCTCGCCATGAGCGACCCGGTGGACGGGAAGTTCCGCATCCTGTCGACCGGCGACGGGGGCCGCTCCTGGAAGGTGCTGCCCGACGCGGGAATGCCGGCCGCGCAGCAGGGCGAGGCCGGGTTCGCGGCGAGCGGCCAGTGCCTGGTCTCCGCCGGGCCGAGCGATGTGTGGCTGGCCACCGGCGGGGCCGCACGCGCGCGCGTGCTGCACTCCGCCGACCGCGGGCGCACCTGGACGGCCACCGACGCCCCGGTCCCGGCCGGCGACCCGGCCCGCGGTGTCTTCGCCCTCGCCTTCCGCGACGCCGCCCACGGTCTCGCCGTGGGCGGCGACTACCGCCCCGGGCAGGCCTCCCCGCGGGCCGCCGCCCGGTCCTCCGACGCCGGCCGCAGCTGGCGGCCCGCCGACCGGCCTCCGCCCGCCTACCGCTCCGGCGTCGCCTGGCTCCCGCACAGCCGCTCCGCCGCCCTCGCCGTCGGTCCCACCGGCACCGACCTCACCACGGACGGCGGCCGCACCTGGCGGACGGTCGACACCGGCTCCTACGACACCGTGGACTGCACCCCGGACCTGGGCTGTTGGGCCGCGGGCGAGCAGGGCCGGGTCGCCCGGCTGGAGCGCTGA
- a CDS encoding GOLPH3/VPS74 family protein encodes MPNGSLSLPARLCLLAWDPERSSAAETARVHHLVRAGALTELAQRGLLTDDEGIATPADLDSRTGDAVLDGLLELVRESLPHRWRTWVRLHARVTFDAVREQLVAEGYLRAEKKRVLGVFPSVEYVLARGAAARALREEARRVLRGPQPAGEVSERDAALAALAAAAGLGVPEGTVTGVRAQDRITELARRCASAAPGMRKVVSEVWDAVSDEGARAPASARG; translated from the coding sequence GTGCCCAACGGCTCGCTCTCACTGCCCGCCCGGCTCTGCCTGCTGGCCTGGGACCCCGAGCGGTCCTCTGCGGCCGAGACCGCCCGCGTCCACCACCTGGTGCGCGCCGGTGCGCTCACCGAACTGGCCCAGCGCGGGCTGCTCACCGACGACGAGGGCATCGCGACCCCCGCCGACCTGGACTCCCGCACCGGGGACGCGGTCCTCGACGGCCTCCTTGAACTCGTCCGCGAGTCGCTGCCGCACCGGTGGCGCACCTGGGTGCGGCTGCACGCCCGGGTCACCTTCGACGCCGTGCGGGAGCAACTGGTGGCCGAGGGGTACCTGCGGGCGGAGAAGAAGCGCGTGCTCGGCGTGTTCCCGTCCGTGGAGTACGTGCTCGCGCGGGGCGCCGCGGCGCGGGCGCTGCGCGAGGAGGCACGCCGTGTCCTCCGGGGCCCGCAGCCGGCCGGGGAGGTCTCCGAGCGGGACGCGGCCCTGGCCGCACTGGCGGCCGCCGCCGGACTGGGTGTCCCGGAAGGCACGGTGACCGGAGTGCGCGCACAGGACCGGATCACGGAACTGGCCCGGCGGTGCGCGAGCGCGGCACCCGGCATGCGGAAGGTCGTGAGCGAGGTGTGGGACGCGGTGAGCGACGAGGGCGCGCGGGCACCGGCGTCCGCGCGCGGCTGA
- the ssgD gene encoding spore wall synthesis regulator SsgD — MSTVIEQSVEARLVAAAPRMPSIPATLHYDRADPFAVRMTFPAPATLEGVEVCWTFSRELLIAGMQEPNGHGDVRVRPYAYDRTVLEFHAPEGTAVIHVRSGELRRFLQAAGELVPVGLEHLQLDLDHDLAELMRGSC; from the coding sequence TTGTCCACCGTCATCGAGCAGTCCGTCGAGGCGCGTCTCGTCGCCGCCGCGCCGCGTATGCCGAGCATTCCCGCCACCCTGCACTACGACCGCGCCGACCCGTTCGCCGTCCGCATGACCTTCCCGGCCCCGGCCACCCTCGAGGGCGTGGAGGTCTGCTGGACCTTCTCCCGCGAGCTGCTCATCGCCGGGATGCAGGAGCCGAACGGCCACGGCGACGTCCGGGTGCGCCCGTACGCGTACGACCGCACCGTCCTGGAGTTCCACGCGCCCGAGGGCACCGCGGTGATCCACGTCCGCTCGGGCGAGCTGCGCCGGTTCCTCCAGGCCGCCGGCGAGCTGGTGCCGGTGGGTCTCGAGCACCTCCAGCTGGACCTGGACCACGACCTGGCGGAGCTGATGCGCGGGAGCTGCTGA
- a CDS encoding ABC-F family ATP-binding cassette domain-containing protein, which produces MSTSPTSLTCTSLSFAWPDGTEVFDGLDVAFGPGRTGLVGLNGAGKSTLLKLIAGRLTPADGTVRVAGQVGYLPQNVTLDTALRVDEALGIDGRRAALHAIEAGDVREEHFETVGDDWDVEERALATLGELGLGHIGLDRTVGEVSGGESVLLRLAALLLRRPDVLLLDEPTNNLDVYARRRLYAAVESWPGVMVVVSHDRELLDRVDQIADLRAGSVTWYGGNLTAYEEALAVEQEAAERMVRVAESDLRRQKRELADAQVVLARRRRYGQKMYDTKREPRAVMKLRARTAQQSAGKYRIMHEEKLAGAKERLDDAVEAVRDDDEIRVDLPYTAVPPGRTVLTLRALELAYGARVAGGLDLHGPERIALLGRNGAGKTTLLRTVAGELAPVAGEATAHVPLRFLPQRLDVLDDGLTVAENVARFAPGATNNRIRALLARFLFRGARADQQAATLSGGERFRAALAALMLAEPAPQLLMLDEPTNNLDMASVRQLTGALEAYEGALLVASHDLPFLESLGITRWLLLEEGELREITPEAVGYSA; this is translated from the coding sequence ATGTCTACTTCCCCCACTTCTCTCACCTGTACGTCCCTGTCCTTCGCCTGGCCCGACGGCACGGAGGTCTTCGACGGACTCGACGTCGCCTTCGGCCCCGGCAGGACCGGCCTCGTCGGCCTCAACGGCGCCGGGAAGTCCACCCTGTTGAAGCTGATCGCCGGACGGCTCACCCCGGCCGACGGCACCGTCCGGGTGGCCGGCCAGGTGGGCTACCTGCCGCAGAACGTCACGCTCGACACCGCGCTGCGGGTCGACGAGGCGCTCGGCATCGACGGCCGGCGGGCCGCGCTGCACGCCATCGAGGCGGGTGACGTGCGCGAGGAGCACTTCGAGACCGTCGGCGACGACTGGGACGTCGAGGAACGCGCGCTGGCCACGCTCGGCGAGCTGGGCCTGGGCCACATCGGCCTCGACCGCACCGTCGGCGAGGTGTCCGGCGGCGAGTCGGTGCTGCTGCGGCTGGCCGCGCTGCTGCTGCGCCGGCCCGACGTGCTGCTCCTGGACGAGCCCACCAACAACCTCGACGTGTACGCCCGCAGACGGCTGTACGCGGCCGTCGAGTCCTGGCCTGGGGTGATGGTCGTGGTCAGCCACGACCGCGAGCTGCTGGACCGGGTCGACCAGATCGCCGACCTGCGGGCCGGCTCGGTCACCTGGTACGGCGGCAACCTCACGGCGTACGAGGAGGCGCTGGCCGTGGAGCAGGAGGCGGCCGAGCGCATGGTGCGGGTCGCCGAGTCGGACCTGCGCAGGCAGAAGCGCGAACTGGCCGACGCCCAGGTCGTCCTGGCCCGGCGCAGGCGCTACGGGCAGAAGATGTACGACACCAAGCGCGAGCCCCGTGCGGTGATGAAGCTGCGGGCCCGGACGGCCCAGCAGTCGGCCGGCAAGTACCGCATCATGCACGAGGAGAAGCTCGCCGGGGCGAAGGAGCGGCTCGACGACGCGGTGGAGGCCGTGCGGGACGACGACGAGATCCGCGTCGACCTGCCGTACACGGCCGTACCGCCGGGCCGGACCGTGCTGACCCTGCGGGCGCTGGAGCTGGCGTACGGCGCCCGGGTGGCGGGCGGTCTCGATCTGCACGGTCCGGAACGGATCGCGCTGCTGGGGCGCAACGGCGCGGGCAAGACCACGCTGCTGCGCACCGTCGCCGGGGAGCTGGCGCCGGTGGCGGGCGAGGCGACGGCGCACGTGCCGCTGCGGTTCCTGCCACAGCGTCTGGACGTCCTGGACGACGGCCTGACCGTCGCGGAGAACGTGGCCCGGTTCGCGCCCGGCGCCACCAACAACCGGATCCGGGCCCTGCTGGCGCGCTTCCTGTTCCGGGGCGCCCGCGCCGACCAGCAGGCGGCCACGCTGTCCGGCGGCGAACGCTTCCGGGCGGCGCTGGCGGCGCTGATGCTGGCCGAGCCCGCGCCGCAGCTGCTGATGCTGGACGAGCCGACCAACAACCTGGACATGGCGAGCGTGCGGCAGCTCACCGGCGCGCTGGAGGCGTACGAGGGGGCGCTGCTCGTGGCCAGCCACGACCTGCCGTTCCTGGAGTCGCTGGGCATCACGCGCTGGCTGCTGCTGGAGGAGGGAGAACTGCGGGAAATCACGCCGGAAGCTGTCGGGTATTCCGCCTAG
- a CDS encoding YciI family protein, with product MFVLELSYTAPLEAVDALLPDHVAWLDGLYEQGVFLASGRKEPREGGVILAVAGDRARIEEITAGDPFVRAGVCAYRVTEFVATKTAPGLERYRETLG from the coding sequence ATGTTCGTACTGGAGCTGTCCTACACCGCCCCGCTCGAAGCCGTCGACGCGCTGCTGCCCGACCACGTGGCCTGGCTCGACGGACTGTACGAGCAGGGCGTGTTCCTGGCGTCCGGGCGCAAGGAGCCCCGCGAGGGCGGGGTGATCCTCGCCGTCGCGGGGGACCGTGCGCGGATCGAGGAGATCACCGCGGGCGACCCGTTCGTCAGGGCCGGTGTGTGCGCGTACCGCGTCACCGAGTTCGTCGCCACGAAGACGGCGCCCGGACTGGAGCGCTACCGGGAGACGCTCGGGTAG
- a CDS encoding excinuclease ABC subunit UvrA, whose product MSEFISITGARENNLQDVTLRIPKGRLTVFTGVSGSGKSSVVFDTIAVESRRQLNETFTWFVRNRLPKYERPHADALEGLTPAIVVDQRPVGGHSRSTVGTMTDIHSVLRVLFSRHGTPGAGGATAYSFNDPSGMCPGCDGLGRRVQPDWDRILDPARSLADGAVRFPPFAAGTWQGQTYTNTEELDTGKPVGDFTAAERAFLMRGRPGSKVTVSGSGGTWSTEYEGLADRFERLYLKRDLSGMSERTRDLVRGFLVEARCPDCGGARLNAAALASRIDGHSIADCSRMQITDLIAVLRGIDDPVALPVAGAAVAALERVEAIGLGYLSLDRETATLSGGEGQRLKTVRHLGSSLTGMTYIFDEPSVGLHPRDVGRLGDLLLRLRDKGNTVLVVEHDPDVIALADHVVDMGPRAGADGGRVVFEGTPAGLAASDTLTGRCLGRRTAVKDTVRAPTGELWVKGAERHNLREVTVAFPTGVLTAVTGVAGSGKSTLVAELTGAHPDAVVVDQSAIGISARSTPATYLGIMDTVRKVFARQTGAEPGFFSFNSAGACGTCEGRGIIHTDLAFMDPVTTACHDCEGRRFREEVLRLTVDGRSVADVLAMTAGQALGFFSDPGVRRRLRALRDVGLTYLTLGQPLSTLSGGERQRIKLATRLHRTGAVYVLDEPTTGLHMSDVEGLLALLDRLVDAGNTVVVVEHNLDVVAHADRVIDLGPDGGRDGGRVIFEGTPRELLAARRSSTAEHLRRATRR is encoded by the coding sequence ATGAGCGAGTTCATCAGCATCACCGGGGCCAGGGAGAACAACCTCCAGGACGTCACGCTCCGCATCCCGAAGGGCCGGCTGACCGTCTTCACCGGCGTCTCGGGGTCGGGGAAGTCGTCGGTCGTGTTCGACACCATCGCGGTGGAGTCGCGGCGCCAGCTGAACGAGACGTTCACCTGGTTCGTGCGCAACCGGCTGCCCAAGTACGAGCGGCCGCACGCGGACGCCCTGGAGGGCCTGACCCCCGCGATCGTCGTCGACCAGCGGCCGGTCGGCGGCCACTCCCGCTCCACGGTCGGCACGATGACCGACATCCACTCGGTGCTGCGGGTGCTGTTCTCCCGGCACGGCACCCCCGGCGCGGGAGGGGCGACGGCGTACTCGTTCAACGACCCGTCGGGCATGTGCCCCGGCTGCGACGGCCTGGGCCGCCGGGTGCAGCCCGACTGGGACCGGATCCTGGACCCGGCCAGGTCGCTGGCGGACGGGGCGGTCCGTTTCCCGCCGTTCGCGGCCGGGACCTGGCAGGGGCAGACCTACACCAACACCGAGGAGCTGGACACCGGCAAGCCGGTCGGCGACTTCACGGCGGCCGAGCGCGCCTTCCTGATGCGCGGGCGGCCCGGCAGCAAGGTCACCGTGAGCGGCTCGGGCGGGACGTGGAGCACCGAGTACGAGGGGCTCGCCGACCGGTTCGAACGGCTGTACCTCAAGCGGGACCTGTCCGGCATGAGCGAGCGGACCCGGGATCTCGTGCGCGGCTTCCTGGTCGAGGCCCGCTGCCCCGACTGCGGCGGGGCCCGGCTGAACGCGGCCGCGCTCGCCTCCCGGATCGACGGGCACTCCATCGCCGACTGCTCGCGGATGCAGATCACCGACCTGATCGCCGTACTGAGGGGGATCGACGACCCGGTGGCCCTGCCCGTCGCCGGCGCCGCGGTGGCCGCGCTGGAGCGGGTGGAGGCGATCGGGCTCGGCTATCTCAGCCTGGACCGGGAGACCGCCACGCTGTCCGGCGGCGAGGGGCAGCGGCTGAAGACCGTGCGGCACCTCGGTTCCAGCCTGACCGGGATGACGTACATCTTCGACGAGCCAAGCGTCGGACTGCACCCGCGTGACGTCGGGCGCCTCGGCGACCTGCTGCTGCGGCTGCGCGACAAGGGCAACACCGTGCTGGTGGTCGAGCACGACCCGGACGTCATCGCGCTGGCCGACCACGTCGTCGACATGGGCCCGCGGGCCGGTGCCGACGGCGGCCGGGTGGTGTTCGAGGGGACGCCGGCCGGGCTGGCCGCGTCGGACACGCTCACCGGGCGGTGCCTGGGGCGGCGTACGGCGGTGAAGGACACGGTGCGGGCGCCCACCGGCGAGCTGTGGGTCAAGGGCGCCGAGCGGCACAACCTGCGGGAGGTGACGGTGGCGTTCCCCACCGGGGTGCTCACCGCGGTCACCGGGGTCGCCGGGTCGGGCAAGAGCACGCTGGTCGCGGAGCTGACCGGGGCCCATCCGGACGCCGTGGTCGTCGACCAGTCGGCCATCGGCATCTCCGCCCGCTCCACCCCGGCGACGTATCTCGGGATCATGGACACGGTGCGGAAGGTCTTCGCGCGGCAGACCGGTGCCGAGCCGGGCTTCTTCAGCTTCAACTCGGCGGGGGCCTGCGGCACCTGCGAGGGGCGCGGGATCATCCACACCGACCTCGCCTTCATGGACCCGGTCACGACCGCCTGCCACGACTGCGAGGGGCGCCGCTTCCGGGAGGAGGTGCTGCGGCTGACGGTCGACGGCCGGTCGGTCGCCGACGTGCTCGCGATGACCGCCGGCCAGGCCCTCGGCTTCTTCTCCGACCCCGGCGTACGCCGTCGGCTGCGTGCCCTGCGCGACGTCGGCCTCACCTACCTCACCCTCGGGCAGCCGCTGTCCACGCTCTCCGGCGGCGAGCGGCAGCGGATCAAGCTGGCGACCCGGCTGCACCGCACGGGCGCGGTCTACGTCCTGGACGAGCCGACCACCGGTCTGCACATGTCGGACGTCGAGGGGCTGCTCGCCCTGCTTGACCGCCTCGTGGACGCCGGCAACACGGTCGTGGTCGTCGAGCACAACCTGGACGTGGTGGCGCACGCCGACCGGGTGATCGACCTCGGCCCGGACGGCGGGCGGGACGGAGGCCGGGTGATCTTCGAGGGCACCCCGCGCGAACTGCTCGCGGCCCGCCGCTCCAGCACCGCCGAGCATCTCAGGAGGGCTACGAGGCGCTGA